The Thiovulum sp. ES genome has a window encoding:
- a CDS encoding FolB domain protein (PFAM: Dihydroneopterin aldolase~TIGRFAM: dihydroneopterin aldolase; FolB domain), protein MRIYLENFSFDTIIGILPEERETPQKVIVNLIADYNYSSGHFIDYVEIRDIIRELMDREKFGLLEDAIEEIICRIYTRFNIHYMKVKIAKPDILEDVVVSLEKEWRDV, encoded by the coding sequence GTGAGAATTTATCTTGAGAATTTTTCCTTTGACACAATCATTGGAATTCTGCCAGAAGAGAGAGAAACACCACAAAAGGTAATTGTAAATCTAATTGCGGATTACAATTACTCAAGTGGGCATTTCATAGATTATGTTGAAATTCGGGACATAATTCGAGAGTTGATGGATAGAGAAAAATTTGGACTTCTTGAAGATGCAATCGAAGAGATAATTTGCCGAATTTACACCCGCTTTAATATTCACTATATGAAAGTTAAAATTGCAAAACCTGATATTTTAGAAGATGTTGTAGTCTCTCTTGAAAAAGAGTGGAGAGATGTTTAG
- a CDS encoding ribose 5-phosphate isomerase B (PFAM: Ribose/Galactose Isomerase~TIGRFAM: ribose 5-phosphate isomerase B; sugar-phosphate isomerases, RpiB/LacA/LacB family), whose product MKYVIATDHAGIETKNFTKEVLLSLGHEVIDLGPDSTERVDYPDFAEKLSQKVLEEAGEFDSKADWRETGVFGILICGTGIGMSITANKIRGIRASLCHDAYTSEMGRAHNNSNILCFGARTTGFGTIESIVKTWDKTDFEGGRHLNRVLKIEALDK is encoded by the coding sequence TTGAAATATGTGATTGCAACAGATCATGCTGGAATTGAAACAAAGAACTTTACAAAAGAGGTTCTTTTATCGCTTGGACATGAAGTTATTGATCTTGGACCAGACTCAACAGAGAGAGTAGATTATCCAGATTTTGCGGAGAAACTTTCTCAAAAAGTTTTAGAAGAGGCAGGAGAGTTTGACTCAAAGGCGGATTGGAGAGAAACTGGAGTTTTCGGAATCTTAATTTGTGGGACTGGAATTGGAATGAGTATTACAGCAAACAAAATAAGAGGAATTCGTGCTTCACTTTGCCACGATGCCTATACTTCAGAAATGGGAAGAGCTCATAATAACTCAAATATTCTATGCTTTGGTGCAAGAACAACAGGTTTTGGAACAATTGAATCAATTGTGAAAACTTGGGACAAGACTGATTTTGAAGGCGGTCGTCATCTAAATAGAGTTCTAAAAATAGAGGCACTGGACAAATAG
- a CDS encoding Chemotaxis protein CheZ, phosphatase CheZ translates to MSDEELAELMGGGVDLDSIDLGEESSKKEESAPAKKDKTERGGVTGIFPAAPSLNEDNRMVEQLDDVTRDSEEKASEIFDSIDSINESLGNMEDKIGNNVKENLENNIELFTKLSESFPKIEAFKKALQMNQTCMDSMSELTDEIFNNQDEIMMIMDKMQYQDIHRQKIERVINVMRSLALYMNHLFSSNVDDSKRTSSAKHLEGDQGNDLVADDDLEALIASFGDN, encoded by the coding sequence TTGAGTGATGAAGAATTAGCGGAATTAATGGGTGGAGGTGTCGATCTCGATTCTATCGATTTAGGTGAAGAGAGTTCTAAAAAAGAAGAATCTGCTCCTGCAAAAAAAGACAAGACTGAAAGAGGAGGTGTAACTGGTATTTTTCCTGCTGCTCCCTCTCTTAATGAAGACAATCGAATGGTTGAACAACTTGACGATGTTACTCGGGATTCTGAAGAAAAAGCATCTGAAATTTTTGATTCAATTGATAGCATTAATGAATCTCTTGGCAATATGGAAGATAAAATTGGAAACAATGTTAAAGAGAATTTAGAAAATAATATTGAATTATTTACAAAACTTTCAGAAAGTTTTCCAAAAATTGAAGCCTTCAAAAAAGCTCTTCAAATGAATCAAACTTGTATGGATAGTATGAGTGAATTGACTGATGAAATTTTCAATAATCAAGATGAAATCATGATGATTATGGACAAGATGCAGTATCAAGATATTCACCGACAAAAAATTGAGCGAGTAATTAATGTTATGCGATCTCTTGCACTCTACATGAACCACCTATTTAGCAGTAATGTTGATGATTCAAAACGAACGAGTTCGGCAAAACACCTCGAAGGAGATCAAGGAAATGATCTTGTTGCAGATGACGATTTAGAAGCATTAATTGCATCTTTTGGTGATAATTAA